The following are encoded together in the Pristis pectinata isolate sPriPec2 chromosome 31, sPriPec2.1.pri, whole genome shotgun sequence genome:
- the LOC127585006 gene encoding coiled-coil-helix-coiled-coil-helix domain-containing protein 5 isoform X2 — translation MEAYGECVTLNPSSWQKDCHQLKTTVAQCTSSHPVIQKIRAECAEPFLTFEQCLKQNQSSVMNCTDHVNKFLACAEKVKVPNSGETVQ, via the exons ATGGAAGCATATGGGGAGTGTGTCACATTGAACCCATCCTCATGGCAGAAGGACTGTCATCAACTGAAAACCACAGTTGCACAGTGCACATCATCACA CCCAGTTATTCAAAAGATCCGTGCAGAATGTGCAGAGCCTTTCCTGACTTTTGAGCAGTGTTTGAAACAGAACCAGTCATCCGTGATGAACTGCACAGATCATGTCAACAAGTTCCTGGCCTGTGCAGAGAAAGTCAAAGTGCCAAACTCAG
- the LOC127585006 gene encoding coiled-coil-helix-coiled-coil-helix domain-containing protein 5 isoform X1 yields MQAAFEITARYCSKEMEAYGECVTLNPSSWQKDCHQLKTTVAQCTSSHPVIQKIRAECAEPFLTFEQCLKQNQSSVMNCTDHVNKFLACAEKVKVPNSGETVQ; encoded by the exons AT GCAAGCAGCATTTGAGATTACCGCACGGTACTGTTCAAAGGAAATGGAAGCATATGGGGAGTGTGTCACATTGAACCCATCCTCATGGCAGAAGGACTGTCATCAACTGAAAACCACAGTTGCACAGTGCACATCATCACA CCCAGTTATTCAAAAGATCCGTGCAGAATGTGCAGAGCCTTTCCTGACTTTTGAGCAGTGTTTGAAACAGAACCAGTCATCCGTGATGAACTGCACAGATCATGTCAACAAGTTCCTGGCCTGTGCAGAGAAAGTCAAAGTGCCAAACTCAG